The stretch of DNA ATGGTTTGGCAAAACAGGGAATGTAACGGATTTCATTCCCGAAATTCTTCTCGGTTTTGTTGAATTTCCTATGATTATTTCGAAAAACCGATTGTATATCGGGGCGGAAAGGTCTACTATGGACTCATGATAATTCTAGGAGTGACTGAAATGGAACAAGTTGGAAGTTATCGAGTGGAAAAAGACTATATCGGGGAGAAGCAAGTACCGGCTGATGCGTATTACGGCATCCAGACGTTGCGCGCGGTGGAAAACTTCCCGATTACGGGTTATCCAGTGAGTAAGCATCTGATCAAAGCGCTAGCCATCGTAAAGAAATCCGCGGCACAGGCGAACAGCCTGACCGGGCAACTTGACGGCAAGATTGCGCAGGCCATCATCCAGGCGGCTGACGAAATCATCGGGGGCGCGCTGCATGACCAGTTCCTCGTCGATCCGATCCAGGGTGGCGCCGGCACATCGATGAACATGAATGCGAATGAAGTCATCGCGAACCGGGCACTAGAAATCCTCGGCGAGACGAAAGGAAATTATAAAGTCATCAGCCCGAACACCCATGTGAACATGGCGCAATCGACAAATGATGCTTTCCCGACGGCCATCCACATCGCCGTTCTCGATAAAGTGCAAGAATTACTGGACGCAAGTCATGCGCTCCACGAAACGTTCCTGAAGAAAGCAGAAGAATTCCATCCATTGTTGAAAATGGGACGGACGCATTTGCAGGACGCTGTTCCGATTCGACTCGGCCAGGAATTTGAAGCGTACGGCCGCGTGCTAAGCCGGGACATCGCCCGGATCCACGCATCCCGTGAACATCTATATGAAGTGAACATGGGTGCGACTGCGGTCGGAACCGGATTGAACGCGGATCCAATGTACATCGAAAAAGTTGTCCAATTCCTATCCGAAAACAGTGGGTTG from Bacillus sp. OxB-1 encodes:
- the aspA gene encoding aspartate ammonia-lyase, whose protein sequence is MEQVGSYRVEKDYIGEKQVPADAYYGIQTLRAVENFPITGYPVSKHLIKALAIVKKSAAQANSLTGQLDGKIAQAIIQAADEIIGGALHDQFLVDPIQGGAGTSMNMNANEVIANRALEILGETKGNYKVISPNTHVNMAQSTNDAFPTAIHIAVLDKVQELLDASHALHETFLKKAEEFHPLLKMGRTHLQDAVPIRLGQEFEAYGRVLSRDIARIHASREHLYEVNMGATAVGTGLNADPMYIEKVVQFLSENSGLELTSAEHLVDATQNTDAYVQVSAALRGCMINMSKIANDLRLMASGPRTGLAEIVLPARQPGSSIMPGKVNPVMAEVMNQVAFQVIGNDTTISLASEAGQFELNVMEPVLVFNLLQSMDIMTNVFTVFRNYCLDGIQANADLMEEYVDNSIGIITAINPHVGYEAATQIAKEALETGRPIRDICIERGILTAEELDVILHPYEMTEPGISGKELLEKKELLRV